From Mytilus edulis chromosome 8, xbMytEdul2.2, whole genome shotgun sequence, one genomic window encodes:
- the LOC139486964 gene encoding glutamate-gated chloride channel-like — protein sequence MVTRMIFLRFSFFICYTMAVSRQQNILNSLMLDTAYDKRIPPGVDVGDLDQERPTNISVKLTISEIYDVNVNEMDFSTTCYLRQIWNDHRLKFNYTNITLQLDREEINKLWVPDTFFPESKFEQTNSVIPNTLLHIHHDGTVVYSLRFHVKFACSMDFHLYPLDVQSCVIHLESYGFTSDVVVYLWVKDKPVTIQNAILPLYNIENTPTTSVELCDVNSFPGDNEFSCLQLTIIFQRAIGYYMLEIFVPDMLIVIMSWVSFWLHPLAVPGRISLGAITVLTMSSQGSTARLNAPQVSYPKAIDVWTLFQAMFVFAALIEFSIVNVLARRKVSEETAAEMAAKRKEVHVYDNVLASKQMSEEEADKIAKKKYRESQGNDMDPNFDDKRRPYLPMAKKIDIISRIAFPATYAFYIFLFWVIVGNV from the exons ATGGTCACTCGAATGATATTCCTAAGATTCAGTTTTTTTATTTGCTATACAATGGCTGTATCACGTCA ACAGAACATTCTTAACTCGTTGATGTTGGATACAGCGTATGATAAAAGGATACCTCCAGGAGTTGATGTCGGCG atttagaCCAAGAAAGGCCAACAAATATAAGCGTTAAATTGACCATTTCTGAAATATATGATGTAAACGTAAATGAAATG GATTTTTCCACGACATGTTATCTTCGTCAGATTTGGAACGATCATCGTTTAAAGTTTAACTATACGAATATCACCCTTCAACTTGATAGGGAAGAAATAAATAAACTTTGGGTTCCAGATACATTCTTTCCAGAATCAAAGTTTGAGCAAACTAATTCAGTAATTCCAAATACACTCTTACATATACACCATGATGGGACTGTGGTTTACAGTTTGAG GTTTCATGTAAAGTTTGCGTGTTCTATGGACTTTCATTTATATCCACTAGATGTACAGTCCTGTGTCATCCATCTAGAAAGCT ATGGTTTTACCTCTGATGTTGTTGTGTATTTGTGGGTAAAAGACAAGCCTGTTACAATACAGAATGCGATTTTACCTCTGTATAATATAGAAAATACTCCAACAACCAGTGTTGAGCTATGCGATGTCAACTCGTTTCCAGGAG ACAATGAATTTTCCTGTCTACAATTGACAATTATTTTTCAAAGAGCCATTGGATACTACATGCTAGAAATTTTCGTCCCGGATATGCTTATTGTAATCATGTCGTGGGTCTCGTTTTGGTTACATCCTCTCGCTGTTCCAGGACGAATTTCTTTAGGTGCCATTACAGTCTTAACTATGTCATCTCAAGGTTCTACAGCAAGACTCAACGCACCTCAGGTCTCATATCCGAAAGCAATCGACGTTTGGACTTTATTTCAAGCTATGTTTGTGTTTGCTGCATTAATTGAATTCTCTATAGTGAATGTGTTAGCCAGAAGAAAAGTGTCAGAAGAAACAGCTGCCGAAATGGCTGCTAAACGTAAGGAGGTCCATGTTTATGACAACGTATTAGCTAGTAAACAGATGTCAGAAGAGGAGGCAGACAAAATAGCAAAGAAAAAGTATAGAGAG TCTCAAGGTAATGATATGGATCCTAATTTTGATGATAAAAGACGACCGTACCTTCCAATGGCAAAGAAAATAGACATCATTTCAAGAATAGCATTTCCAGCTACTTACGCATTCTATATATTTCTATTCTGGGTAATAGTTGggaatgtttaa